A part of Streptomyces sp. DSM 40750 genomic DNA contains:
- a CDS encoding choice-of-anchor M domain-containing protein, protein MRTHRRLLTVTGIAAAALATAGLNTSAFAATALNSGHVDVLDAEWDGADLHLHVHDEETGTEYDPVDVTLEVPAAAKVTNPGFGWLGTGSQVWLLPDDETVADSRGVLFPGISTEHLTTGVFANNTVTYTLVSATRNGAATEDFSVYSGSARWYDSNTATTSFKSRTFGVGTHNHANWAFEEAGTYQLTFRVQGTVSGVTESTTAAYTVVVSS, encoded by the coding sequence TTGCGTACCCACAGACGCCTGCTGACCGTCACCGGCATCGCCGCCGCCGCGCTCGCCACGGCCGGCCTCAACACCTCGGCCTTCGCCGCCACCGCGCTGAACAGTGGCCACGTCGACGTCCTCGACGCCGAGTGGGACGGCGCCGACCTGCATCTGCACGTCCATGACGAGGAGACCGGCACCGAGTACGACCCGGTGGACGTGACGCTGGAGGTGCCGGCCGCCGCCAAGGTCACCAACCCCGGCTTCGGCTGGCTGGGCACGGGCAGCCAGGTGTGGCTGCTCCCCGACGACGAAACGGTCGCGGACTCCCGGGGCGTGCTGTTCCCGGGCATCTCCACCGAGCACCTGACCACGGGCGTCTTCGCCAACAACACGGTCACCTACACCCTCGTCAGCGCGACCCGTAACGGCGCCGCCACCGAGGACTTCAGCGTCTACTCGGGCAGCGCCCGCTGGTACGACAGCAACACCGCCACCACCTCCTTCAAGTCCCGGACCTTCGGAGTCGGCACCCACAACCACGCCAACTGGGCCTTCGAGGAGGCCGGCACCTACCAGCTCACGTTCAGGGTCCAGGGCACGGTCAGCGGCGTAACCGAGTCGACCACCGCGGCCTACACCGTCGTCGTCAGCTCGTGA
- a CDS encoding choice-of-anchor M domain-containing protein, which yields MRALTRDRRAFTTAALVAATSVLLGAAGLVAGGSGAARAAGDAVVLDEGELDFTPRMVDGKLELRIDDRSSATTVVHEPSDVVLHAVQSSLQPTLDPLATVLGTTNMDTWQLNGWEAGNIFAPEPGWNGSAAGGDTEVTLSGYDGPGDFGMAAYTQEMDSVDAPAIPYLGSVESVQRAFTLPSDEERLLPTWQFTQEGVYRLTFTVTGGGSTDTETLVVVVGDDVDPNNVLPGDGTTPTATSSDSSTPSTSPTPSAPAAHVIGEGHLDLAPRPVDGAMEFQVKEGTSQSYEWYEPDEVVLHVKAAARRKIIEGYEFLGAVGDPVWQLPESQIAGLLWPGWSTQEYAKSDIDGRFTFRLDSVRGPGAVAMFYSDSMGTAVVELNSGDGLPDHFTHSVGSHSHHVWAFAAEGVYRTTLTVSATLADGTKVSDTETIAWVVGDDVDPSTVKPGEGDEPTATPTATPSASDSPTPTAAPSDSGAGSPSASAPATESSSGAGGTGGTGGGSSTGGSGTSTTGGLASTGAQVTAIAGIALVAVLVGGGAVFFVRRRDTAR from the coding sequence ATGCGGGCCCTGACGCGCGACAGACGCGCCTTCACGACCGCGGCTCTCGTCGCGGCGACCTCGGTGCTCCTGGGCGCGGCAGGGCTGGTCGCCGGCGGCAGCGGGGCAGCCCGCGCCGCCGGCGATGCCGTCGTGCTCGACGAGGGCGAACTCGACTTCACGCCCCGAATGGTCGACGGCAAGCTGGAACTGCGGATCGACGACCGCAGCAGTGCCACCACGGTGGTGCACGAACCCTCCGACGTGGTGCTGCACGCGGTGCAGTCGTCCCTGCAGCCCACGCTGGACCCGTTGGCCACCGTGCTCGGCACGACGAACATGGACACCTGGCAGCTCAACGGCTGGGAGGCGGGGAACATCTTCGCGCCGGAGCCGGGCTGGAACGGCTCCGCGGCGGGAGGCGACACCGAGGTCACGCTGTCCGGATACGACGGCCCCGGGGACTTCGGTATGGCCGCGTACACCCAGGAAATGGACAGCGTGGACGCCCCGGCGATCCCCTACCTCGGCAGTGTCGAGTCCGTTCAGCGCGCCTTCACGCTGCCCTCCGACGAGGAACGGCTCCTTCCCACCTGGCAGTTCACCCAGGAAGGCGTCTACCGGCTGACGTTCACCGTGACCGGCGGCGGTTCCACCGACACCGAGACGCTGGTCGTGGTCGTCGGCGACGACGTCGACCCGAACAACGTGCTGCCGGGCGACGGTACGACCCCCACGGCCACTTCCTCGGACAGCTCCACGCCCAGCACCTCTCCCACCCCGAGCGCACCCGCCGCCCATGTCATCGGCGAGGGGCACCTGGACCTCGCCCCGCGCCCGGTGGACGGGGCGATGGAGTTCCAGGTCAAGGAGGGCACCTCACAGTCGTACGAGTGGTACGAACCCGACGAGGTCGTCCTGCATGTGAAGGCTGCGGCCAGACGCAAGATCATCGAGGGATACGAGTTCCTGGGTGCGGTCGGCGATCCGGTGTGGCAGCTTCCGGAAAGCCAGATCGCCGGACTCCTGTGGCCCGGCTGGAGCACGCAGGAGTATGCCAAAAGCGACATCGACGGCCGGTTCACGTTCCGGCTCGACTCGGTGCGGGGGCCGGGCGCGGTGGCGATGTTCTACTCCGACTCGATGGGAACCGCGGTCGTCGAGCTCAACAGTGGTGACGGGCTGCCGGACCACTTCACGCACTCCGTGGGCAGTCACAGCCACCATGTGTGGGCCTTCGCCGCCGAGGGCGTCTACCGCACCACCTTGACGGTCAGCGCCACCCTCGCCGACGGCACGAAGGTCAGCGACACGGAGACCATCGCCTGGGTGGTCGGGGACGACGTGGACCCGTCGACCGTGAAGCCGGGCGAGGGGGACGAGCCGACGGCGACGCCGACGGCCACCCCGTCGGCGTCGGACTCCCCGACGCCCACCGCGGCCCCCTCGGACTCCGGGGCGGGCTCTCCGAGCGCCTCGGCCCCGGCCACGGAGTCGAGCTCCGGAGCAGGCGGAACCGGCGGAACGGGCGGAGGCTCGTCGACCGGCGGCAGCGGCACCTCGACGACCGGCGGCCTCGCCTCCACCGGTGCGCAGGTCACCGCCATCGCGGGCATCGCCCTGGTCGCCGTGCTCGTGGGCGGCGGCGCCGTGTTCTTCGTACGCCGTCGCGATACCGCCCGGTGA
- a CDS encoding anchored repeat ABC transporter, substrate-binding protein, with protein MRGHPRHTTTLAVLIAAGAVLLAGCSGRHTGSSDAELTVSTTTAIIADLVEQVGGDRVDVTSIVPHHGDPHSYEPSPGDAARVAEADVVFSNGLLLEEPGIMKMVHNNARKSAPKIEIAEKLEQHGGTVMKLEEDLGLDVLWLGWAVEGEVAGDGSQVRTTATKVEGPGELRVYLTDTLGRPKVYIDSADGLDDTDSFTLPPEAHTHVNWAFSRPGTYRLTVEGRTETLDGKSEGIGSGVFTFTVGDSAEAPEGARVLDGGHADVALNAETGKVYVRADDDKSGEPARLPAGDVVLNVPDRAKEAVPEEGPYAFLGEAGDELWVLPQAVIGKHVHGDLDPHAWADVANAEAYVRRIEAELAKADPDGKATYEKNAAAYLKTLGALDEEVARKLATVPEENRKLITTHDAFGYLAKAYGMEIAGFVVPVPNQEPSAAEVEELGDTIREKKVPSVFLEPNLAARADVLRRVAEDEGVGICTIYGDSFDDRVDDYVSMMRHNATELAKCLGEDA; from the coding sequence ATGCGGGGCCACCCCAGACACACCACCACCCTCGCCGTGCTGATCGCGGCGGGCGCCGTTCTGCTCGCCGGGTGCAGCGGTCGTCACACCGGGTCGTCCGACGCGGAGTTGACCGTGTCGACGACCACCGCGATCATCGCCGACCTCGTCGAGCAGGTCGGCGGCGACCGCGTCGACGTCACCTCGATCGTCCCGCACCACGGCGACCCGCACTCCTATGAGCCGTCCCCCGGCGACGCGGCCAGGGTCGCCGAAGCCGATGTCGTGTTCAGCAACGGGCTGTTGCTCGAAGAGCCCGGGATCATGAAGATGGTCCACAACAACGCCAGGAAGTCCGCGCCGAAGATCGAGATCGCCGAGAAGCTGGAGCAGCACGGCGGCACGGTCATGAAGCTGGAGGAGGACCTGGGACTCGACGTGCTGTGGCTCGGCTGGGCCGTCGAGGGCGAGGTCGCGGGAGACGGCTCCCAGGTCCGTACGACCGCCACGAAGGTGGAGGGGCCGGGCGAGCTGCGCGTGTACCTCACCGACACGCTCGGCAGGCCCAAGGTGTACATCGACTCCGCCGACGGCCTCGACGACACCGACTCCTTCACTCTGCCGCCCGAGGCGCACACACACGTCAACTGGGCCTTCAGCCGGCCCGGTACGTACCGGCTGACGGTCGAGGGGCGCACCGAGACCCTCGACGGGAAGAGCGAGGGGATCGGCAGCGGCGTCTTCACCTTCACCGTCGGCGACTCCGCCGAGGCACCCGAGGGTGCGCGCGTGCTCGACGGCGGGCACGCCGACGTCGCGCTCAACGCCGAGACCGGAAAGGTGTACGTCCGCGCCGACGACGACAAGAGCGGCGAACCGGCGCGCCTCCCGGCCGGCGACGTGGTGCTCAATGTGCCCGACCGGGCCAAGGAGGCCGTGCCCGAGGAGGGGCCGTACGCCTTCCTCGGCGAGGCGGGCGACGAGCTGTGGGTGCTGCCGCAGGCCGTGATCGGCAAGCATGTGCACGGCGACCTGGACCCGCACGCCTGGGCCGACGTCGCCAACGCCGAGGCGTACGTCCGGCGGATCGAGGCCGAACTGGCCAAAGCCGACCCGGACGGGAAGGCGACGTACGAGAAGAACGCCGCCGCCTATCTGAAGACGCTCGGAGCCCTCGACGAGGAGGTCGCGAGGAAGCTCGCGACCGTGCCCGAGGAGAACCGGAAGCTGATCACCACGCACGACGCCTTCGGCTATCTCGCGAAGGCGTACGGCATGGAGATCGCGGGCTTCGTCGTGCCCGTGCCCAACCAGGAGCCGAGCGCGGCCGAGGTGGAGGAACTCGGCGACACCATCCGGGAGAAGAAGGTCCCCTCGGTGTTCCTGGAGCCGAACCTGGCGGCACGCGCCGACGTGCTGCGCCGGGTCGCCGAGGACGAGGGCGTCGGGATCTGCACGATCTACGGCGACTCGTTCGACGACAGGGTCGACGACTACGTATCGATGATGCGGCACAACGCGACGGAGCTCGCCAAGTGCCTGGGGGAGGACGCCTGA
- a CDS encoding TIGR03773 family transporter-associated surface protein: MRRAQRIAVAVVLATLAGGGAAVADDGTAAGAGLGRITYGDGGLTLDPADGAHVIEVGGAGVADASAPGWDTTGVPEGAVEGDAVRWSLTGLDGPGELKVYSGDQGAPLFDSADELPDEHRLPVGQRGDTRWEFSEDGTYRVIFTAEATAADGRELSVGTVYTVVVGGTADGEAPAAETPVAEEPSVEETAAPTPRGPKSLTRAVEAEPATAPAAADVVSDRKVLGEGHVDFAARVVDGGLRIHIKDGTVSGKTTWREPSSVVLHVKPAARNTLPAGDEFAFLGKGGDPVWLLDQVQQEGLLWPGWSTDNMEAGAIKGGVTFSLTKVEGPGAHALYTYDAMSGANVLFNSKDGVPDSFDVPANTHAHGGWAFTKDGTYRLTFRMSGTLANGAKVSDTETVTFVVGDTDPGTVTPGDGSGKGGSGDSGTSGSSDTEGSSSDPGSTGGSTGGSSTDGSGGSMASTGAGQAVLLGSAAAALTAVGAVSFLAARRRRTARG; the protein is encoded by the coding sequence ATGCGGAGAGCTCAGCGGATCGCCGTGGCGGTGGTCCTCGCCACCCTGGCCGGGGGCGGGGCAGCCGTCGCGGACGACGGTACGGCGGCGGGGGCCGGACTCGGCCGGATCACCTACGGGGACGGGGGGTTGACGCTGGATCCGGCGGACGGCGCCCATGTGATCGAGGTCGGCGGCGCGGGCGTGGCGGACGCGTCTGCGCCCGGGTGGGACACCACCGGTGTGCCCGAGGGCGCCGTGGAAGGGGATGCCGTGCGCTGGTCGCTGACCGGGCTCGACGGGCCGGGTGAGCTGAAGGTGTACTCGGGCGACCAGGGCGCCCCGCTCTTCGACAGCGCGGACGAACTGCCCGACGAGCACCGGCTGCCGGTGGGCCAGAGGGGCGACACACGCTGGGAGTTCAGCGAGGACGGCACGTACCGGGTCATCTTCACCGCCGAGGCCACGGCCGCGGACGGACGGGAGCTGTCCGTCGGGACCGTGTACACGGTGGTGGTCGGGGGCACGGCGGACGGGGAAGCCCCGGCCGCTGAAACGCCTGTCGCCGAGGAGCCCTCCGTCGAGGAGACAGCCGCTCCGACGCCGCGAGGTCCGAAGAGCCTGACACGGGCGGTCGAGGCCGAGCCCGCCACCGCCCCGGCCGCCGCCGACGTCGTGTCCGACAGGAAGGTCCTCGGCGAGGGCCACGTCGACTTCGCCGCCCGCGTCGTCGACGGCGGGCTGCGGATCCACATCAAGGACGGCACGGTCTCGGGGAAGACCACCTGGCGCGAGCCCTCCTCCGTGGTCCTGCACGTCAAGCCCGCGGCCAGGAACACCCTCCCGGCGGGCGACGAGTTCGCGTTCCTCGGCAAGGGCGGCGACCCGGTGTGGCTGCTCGACCAGGTGCAGCAGGAGGGGCTGCTGTGGCCCGGCTGGTCGACGGACAACATGGAGGCGGGAGCGATCAAGGGGGGTGTCACGTTCTCGCTCACCAAGGTCGAGGGCCCGGGCGCCCACGCGCTCTACACCTACGACGCGATGTCGGGCGCGAACGTCCTGTTCAACAGCAAGGACGGGGTGCCCGACTCCTTCGACGTGCCGGCCAACACGCATGCGCACGGCGGCTGGGCGTTCACCAAGGACGGGACGTACCGGCTGACCTTCAGGATGAGCGGCACGCTGGCGAACGGCGCGAAGGTCTCCGACACGGAGACGGTGACCTTCGTGGTCGGCGACACCGACCCCGGCACGGTGACGCCGGGTGACGGCTCGGGCAAGGGAGGGTCCGGTGACTCCGGGACGTCCGGGTCCTCGGACACGGAGGGCTCGTCGTCCGATCCCGGCTCGACAGGCGGCTCCACGGGCGGCTCCTCGACGGACGGTTCCGGCGGATCGATGGCCTCCACCGGCGCCGGCCAGGCCGTGCTCCTGGGCTCGGCCGCGGCCGCGCTCACCGCGGTGGGCGCCGTGTCCTTCCTGGCCGCCCGGCGCAGGAGGACGGCCCGTGGCTGA
- a CDS encoding anchored repeat-type ABC transporter ATP-binding subunit: MADGPTEGAGPLLRVAGATVVLGGRTALEAADLSVDAGELVGLIGPNGAGKTTLLRAVLGLVPLAGGEVSVEGRTGRRVGQRIGYVPQRHEFAWDFPIDIAGAVLTGRTRQIGWLRRPGAADRAAVDEALELTGLTELRRRPVGELSGGQRQRVLVARALAAGPRILLLDEPFTGVDVPTQDLLNELFGRLAEEGRALLMTTHDLAAAARTCHRVALINRTVVAEGGPELLADPDQMLRAFGLDRAIGTVTAS; this comes from the coding sequence GTGGCTGACGGCCCGACCGAGGGCGCGGGCCCGCTGCTGCGGGTCGCGGGCGCCACCGTCGTCCTCGGCGGGCGGACCGCCCTGGAAGCGGCCGACCTGTCCGTGGACGCGGGCGAACTGGTCGGTCTCATCGGCCCGAACGGCGCCGGCAAGACGACCCTCCTGCGCGCCGTGCTCGGCCTCGTTCCGCTGGCCGGAGGAGAGGTGTCCGTGGAGGGACGGACCGGCCGCCGGGTGGGGCAGCGCATCGGGTACGTCCCCCAACGGCACGAGTTCGCCTGGGACTTCCCCATCGACATCGCGGGCGCGGTCCTCACCGGCCGCACCCGGCAGATCGGCTGGCTGCGCCGCCCGGGCGCGGCCGACCGGGCGGCGGTCGACGAGGCGCTGGAGCTGACCGGGCTGACCGAACTGCGCCGGCGGCCCGTCGGCGAGCTCTCCGGCGGTCAGCGCCAGCGGGTCCTGGTGGCCCGCGCCCTGGCCGCCGGCCCGCGCATCCTGCTCCTCGACGAGCCCTTCACCGGCGTCGACGTCCCCACCCAGGACCTGTTGAACGAGCTGTTCGGCCGACTGGCCGAGGAAGGCAGGGCCCTGCTGATGACCACCCACGACCTGGCGGCAGCCGCCCGCACCTGCCACCGGGTGGCGCTGATCAACCGCACGGTCGTCGCCGAAGGCGGCCCCGAACTGCTCGCCGACCCCGACCAGATGCTGCGGGCCTTCGGCCTCGACCGCGCGATCGGCACGGTGACCGCGTCATGA
- a CDS encoding anchored repeat-type ABC transporter permease subunit, which yields MSDLIAFFIDPWQLPFMQRAFAVAAVIGLVCGVVGVYVVLRGMAFIGDAVAHSAFPGVALAYAFGGNLLLGGAAAGITTAVLIAFVSQNRRLKEDTVIGVFFAFAFGLGIVLVSTRDSWTTDLSSFLFGQVLAVSASDVWTVAAIGAVLILVVLAIGKELVAVSLDREAARAAGLPVFRLDLALYVVVTTTIVMSLEAVGNILVLALLITPAATARMLTERLWAMTLLAALIGCAGSVAGLYVSYTYDLAAGGSVVVVLTGLFALTWCLAPRHGLLAKLVRRPDPTALASAGR from the coding sequence ATGAGCGACCTGATCGCCTTCTTCATCGACCCTTGGCAACTGCCCTTCATGCAGCGGGCGTTCGCCGTCGCCGCCGTCATCGGCCTGGTGTGTGGTGTCGTCGGCGTGTACGTCGTGCTGCGCGGCATGGCGTTCATCGGCGACGCCGTCGCCCACTCGGCGTTCCCGGGCGTGGCGCTCGCCTACGCCTTCGGGGGCAACCTGCTCCTCGGCGGCGCCGCGGCCGGCATCACCACGGCCGTCCTGATCGCCTTCGTCTCCCAGAACCGGAGACTGAAGGAGGACACCGTCATCGGCGTCTTCTTCGCCTTCGCCTTCGGGCTCGGCATCGTACTGGTGTCCACCCGCGACAGCTGGACGACGGACCTGTCGTCGTTCCTGTTCGGGCAGGTGCTGGCGGTGAGCGCGTCGGACGTGTGGACCGTGGCCGCCATCGGAGCCGTACTGATCCTCGTCGTGCTGGCGATCGGCAAGGAACTCGTGGCCGTCAGCCTGGACCGGGAGGCGGCACGCGCCGCGGGCCTGCCGGTGTTCCGCCTCGACCTGGCCCTCTACGTCGTCGTCACCACGACGATCGTGATGTCCCTGGAGGCGGTCGGCAACATCCTCGTTCTCGCCCTGCTCATCACCCCCGCCGCCACCGCGCGCATGCTCACCGAGCGACTGTGGGCGATGACCCTGCTGGCCGCGCTCATCGGCTGCGCCGGAAGCGTCGCGGGCCTGTACGTCTCCTACACGTACGACCTGGCCGCGGGCGGCTCCGTGGTCGTGGTCCTCACCGGCCTGTTCGCCCTCACCTGGTGCCTGGCACCCCGCCACGGGCTCCTCGCGAAGCTCGTCCGGCGCCCCGACCCGACCGCCCTCGCATCCGCCGGGCGGTGA
- a CDS encoding ArsR/SmtB family transcription factor encodes MPPSSTASTGEPLRALEAASDLLKALASPVRLGIVRELSQGGKYVHELVTALGVSQPLVSQHLRVLRNSRIVTTRRQAREVQYCLTDDHVAHIVLDAIRHAQE; translated from the coding sequence ATGCCCCCTTCCTCGACAGCCTCGACGGGCGAGCCGCTACGCGCCCTGGAAGCCGCCAGCGACCTGCTGAAGGCACTGGCGTCCCCCGTGCGCCTCGGCATCGTGCGCGAACTGTCCCAGGGCGGAAAGTACGTCCATGAACTGGTCACCGCCCTCGGGGTGAGCCAGCCACTGGTCTCCCAGCACCTGCGCGTGCTGCGCAACTCCCGGATCGTGACGACCCGTCGCCAGGCCCGCGAGGTCCAGTACTGCCTCACCGACGACCACGTCGCCCACATCGTGCTGGACGCCATCCGGCACGCACAGGAGTAG